One segment of Clostridiales bacterium DNA contains the following:
- a CDS encoding DUF190 domain-containing protein: MTLTGTAKRLAVYIGEADRYDDKPLYEALMESARVAGCAGATVLRGMMGFGATSREHAKHGMRMSVDLPVVVQVIDVPDRITALAEVYAAMIGDGLITVEDVNVLLYQGGITGGPHTA, encoded by the coding sequence ATGACGCTGACAGGCACCGCGAAACGGCTCGCGGTCTATATCGGTGAAGCTGACCGGTACGATGACAAGCCGCTGTACGAGGCGTTGATGGAGTCGGCGCGGGTGGCAGGGTGCGCCGGCGCGACGGTCTTGCGCGGCATGATGGGATTTGGCGCGACGAGCCGCGAGCACGCCAAGCACGGCATGCGTATGTCCGTTGACCTCCCCGTGGTAGTGCAAGTGATAGATGTCCCCGACAGGATCACCGCGCTCGCCGAGGTGTACGCCGCGATGATCGGTGACGGACTCATCACTGTAGAAGATGTCAATGTGCTGCTTTACCAGGGAGGCATCACAGGAGGTCCACACACGGCATAG
- a CDS encoding 2-oxoacid:acceptor oxidoreductase subunit alpha, which translates to MSDHAPDTPEVRIKIGGPAGFGIKAAGQTLARLFVRAGYETFDLTEYPSLIKGGHNSYHLRVSAEEIHSHVEPVDVLVALDRQSIELHLGELTEGAAIIFDPGAVDIETIADIPELVCVVPVPLDDIVRESGGKKIMRNTAALGAVLGYVGFPLEHLTDSIRRQFAHKEPEIAEQNVACATAGYVYAAKNECAFPFALAPRERNDERILVDGNESVGLAALAAGIGMYCAYPMTPASSLLHFMAHHGERDGVIVKHTEDEIAAMNMVVGAAFGGARAMCATSGGGFSLMVEAFGLAGVSESAVVVGLFTRPGPATGMPTWTEQSDLRFAIHASQGEFPRVVLAPGDHDDAFTLTWHAFNLADILQTPVIILGDTYLSDNRRSTAPFDASNVAIDRGELICEGEVSDYLRYRVTPSGVSPRALPGVRGAEQIVNSYEHDESGYGAAGEIPENRIAQNEKRMRKLALARTLVPPPATFGPEDADLSVLVFGTTKMPVREAMRWLEREGVTVNLMQVVTVWPFPADEVSAFLGKAKRSAIVEGNYTGQLQSLVREHCLTDVDHTLRRYDGRPFSPEQIVAFVKEVLG; encoded by the coding sequence ATGTCAGACCACGCGCCCGATACTCCTGAAGTCCGTATCAAGATCGGAGGGCCGGCGGGCTTCGGAATTAAGGCGGCCGGCCAGACACTCGCCCGCCTCTTCGTGAGGGCAGGATATGAGACCTTCGATCTGACTGAGTATCCGTCACTCATCAAAGGCGGACACAACAGCTATCATCTTCGCGTTTCGGCCGAGGAGATTCACAGTCACGTCGAGCCAGTCGACGTGCTCGTCGCCCTCGACAGGCAGAGTATCGAGCTGCACCTTGGCGAGCTGACCGAGGGCGCCGCAATTATCTTCGACCCTGGCGCGGTAGACATAGAGACGATCGCCGATATCCCCGAGCTTGTGTGTGTCGTCCCCGTGCCGCTCGACGACATCGTGCGAGAGTCTGGCGGCAAGAAGATCATGCGCAACACAGCGGCGCTCGGCGCTGTGCTCGGCTACGTCGGATTTCCGCTCGAACACCTTACCGACTCAATTAGGCGGCAGTTCGCCCACAAGGAACCTGAGATCGCCGAGCAAAACGTCGCGTGCGCGACAGCGGGCTACGTGTACGCCGCGAAAAACGAGTGCGCTTTCCCGTTCGCTCTCGCGCCGCGTGAGCGTAACGACGAACGCATCCTTGTCGATGGCAACGAGTCAGTTGGTCTTGCCGCGCTCGCCGCTGGAATAGGTATGTACTGCGCGTATCCGATGACACCCGCGTCCAGTCTTCTTCACTTCATGGCACACCATGGAGAGCGCGACGGAGTCATCGTCAAGCACACGGAAGACGAGATCGCAGCGATGAACATGGTCGTCGGGGCCGCCTTTGGCGGAGCGCGCGCCATGTGCGCCACTTCCGGCGGCGGATTTTCCCTCATGGTCGAGGCGTTCGGTCTGGCGGGCGTGAGCGAATCAGCGGTCGTTGTCGGGCTCTTCACCCGGCCCGGACCCGCGACCGGGATGCCCACGTGGACCGAGCAAAGCGACCTGCGATTCGCCATCCACGCTTCGCAAGGCGAATTCCCTCGCGTCGTGCTCGCTCCCGGCGACCATGACGACGCGTTCACCCTCACCTGGCACGCCTTCAATCTCGCCGACATCCTGCAAACTCCCGTCATCATCCTTGGCGACACATACCTGTCGGACAACCGGCGCTCAACAGCGCCCTTCGATGCATCGAACGTCGCAATCGACCGCGGCGAGCTCATCTGTGAGGGGGAGGTAAGCGATTACCTGCGATACCGCGTTACCCCGTCGGGAGTCTCCCCCCGTGCGCTGCCGGGGGTGCGTGGCGCTGAGCAGATCGTCAACTCCTACGAGCACGATGAGTCTGGCTACGGTGCCGCCGGAGAGATCCCTGAGAACCGGATCGCTCAAAACGAAAAACGTATGCGCAAACTTGCTCTAGCACGCACGCTCGTCCCGCCTCCAGCCACCTTCGGCCCCGAAGACGCGGACCTCTCGGTGCTCGTCTTCGGCACGACAAAAATGCCGGTTCGAGAAGCGATGCGGTGGCTTGAGCGTGAAGGCGTAACCGTGAATCTCATGCAAGTCGTCACCGTCTGGCCGTTTCCTGCCGATGAGGTCTCGGCCTTTCTCGGCAAGGCGAAGCGCAGCGCGATCGTAGAAGGCAACTACACGGGTCAGCTTCAGAGTCTCGTTCGCGAGCACTGCCTTACCGATGTCGATCACACGCTCCGCAGATACGACGGACGACCGTTCTCGCCCGAACAAATCGTCGCGTTCGTAAAGGAGGTGCTTGGCTGA
- the coaBC gene encoding bifunctional phosphopantothenoylcysteine decarboxylase/phosphopantothenate--cysteine ligase CoaBC: MTEPRVTVVLGVTGCIAAYKACEIVRALTSSGVRVKAVMTEAAAKFLGPLTLRTLTGEPVTTSLWDEPTAGRVFHVSLAEEAGVFVIAPCTANVIAKLAHGIADDMLTTTALATEAPLVIAPAMNTHMWRDEATRANLAVLRERGAVIVAPSAGELACGDVGEGRLAAVSDITDAILAEVVRVRDLDGVRLLVTAGPTYEPIDAVRFIGNRSSGKTGYHIAEEASRRGGEVTLVSGPTSLPDPFGVRTVRVETAAEMYEEAMAAFAVADAVIATAAVADARPVHVASGKLKKHEVAGSLELERTVDILAAMGESKGERVLVGFAAESGDLIGSARDKLVRKRLDLVVANDITLEGLGFASERNTVTLVSAEGVEEVPEMAKRLLAKVICDRLSALVAGGRATRSSRAQQEGATS, translated from the coding sequence ATGACAGAGCCACGCGTCACGGTTGTGCTCGGCGTGACGGGATGCATAGCGGCATACAAGGCGTGCGAGATCGTTCGCGCGCTCACGAGTTCCGGTGTGCGCGTGAAGGCCGTGATGACTGAGGCCGCCGCTAAGTTCCTCGGCCCGCTCACGCTGCGCACGCTAACTGGCGAGCCGGTCACGACCTCGCTATGGGACGAGCCGACCGCGGGTCGCGTCTTTCACGTCTCGCTTGCCGAGGAAGCCGGAGTCTTCGTCATCGCTCCTTGCACGGCGAACGTTATCGCGAAGCTCGCGCATGGGATCGCCGACGACATGCTCACGACAACCGCTCTTGCCACTGAAGCGCCGCTGGTGATCGCGCCCGCCATGAACACGCACATGTGGCGTGACGAGGCCACGCGCGCAAATCTCGCGGTGCTTCGCGAGCGGGGGGCCGTCATAGTGGCGCCGTCCGCGGGAGAGCTTGCGTGCGGAGACGTTGGAGAGGGGCGTCTTGCGGCGGTGAGCGACATCACCGATGCGATACTTGCCGAGGTGGTCCGCGTCCGTGACCTCGACGGGGTGCGGCTCCTCGTGACCGCCGGGCCAACGTACGAGCCGATCGACGCGGTGCGATTTATCGGTAACCGTTCGTCTGGCAAGACTGGATACCACATCGCTGAGGAGGCTTCGCGCAGGGGGGGCGAAGTCACACTGGTTTCTGGCCCCACCTCACTGCCGGACCCCTTTGGTGTGCGCACGGTGCGCGTCGAGACGGCCGCCGAGATGTACGAGGAGGCGATGGCGGCGTTCGCGGTAGCCGACGCCGTGATCGCGACTGCCGCTGTGGCCGACGCGCGGCCTGTTCACGTTGCGAGCGGCAAGCTCAAGAAGCACGAGGTGGCAGGGTCTCTCGAGCTTGAGAGGACTGTCGACATTCTCGCCGCGATGGGTGAATCGAAAGGTGAGCGTGTACTCGTTGGGTTTGCCGCCGAGTCCGGCGACCTTATCGGTTCTGCGCGTGACAAGCTCGTCCGCAAACGGCTCGATCTCGTGGTAGCCAATGACATCACGCTTGAAGGACTCGGGTTTGCTTCGGAGCGCAACACGGTTACGCTCGTTTCGGCGGAAGGTGTCGAGGAGGTTCCAGAGATGGCCAAGCGTTTGCTCGCGAAGGTTATCTGTGATCGGCTAAGCGCGCTGGTGGCGGGCGGGCGCGCGACACGCTCGTCACGCGCGCAACAGGAAGGAGCGACCTCATGA